In Virgibacillus sp. NKC19-16, a single genomic region encodes these proteins:
- a CDS encoding CPBP family intramembrane glutamic endopeptidase: MKQSEIIKMISDEELKKQLLLSQFIFLFIGFILSIFLFDNLSEWLIYIEWDVHEIVYYGVIPGLIIVFIDILLMVVFPKRYYDDGGINERIFKNQSIAYIFILSLVVAVSEEILFRGVIQTTFGYVFTSVLFALIHFRYLKKPVLLISVLFVSFYIGYMFEITGNLLVTITAHFTVDFLLGLLIRFQKWGAL; this comes from the coding sequence ATGAAACAAAGTGAAATAATTAAGATGATATCAGATGAAGAGTTAAAAAAACAATTATTGCTATCACAGTTTATATTCCTATTTATTGGTTTCATACTCAGCATATTTTTATTCGATAATTTATCTGAATGGCTTATATACATTGAATGGGATGTACATGAAATTGTCTATTATGGAGTCATTCCAGGGCTCATTATTGTTTTTATCGATATACTGCTAATGGTAGTTTTCCCAAAACGCTATTATGATGATGGAGGAATTAATGAAAGGATATTTAAAAATCAGTCCATTGCTTATATATTTATTCTCTCTCTTGTAGTAGCTGTTTCGGAGGAAATCTTATTTAGAGGTGTCATTCAGACAACCTTTGGTTACGTGTTTACCAGTGTATTATTTGCACTCATTCACTTTCGTTATTTGAAAAAACCTGTCTTACTAATCTCCGTATTGTTTGTCAGTTTTTATATTGGGTACATGTTTGAAATAACAGGTAATTTACTTGTAACGATAACTGCTCATTTTACAGTTGATTTTTTATTAGGATTACTTATTCGTTTTCAAAAATGGGGTGCTTTATAG
- a CDS encoding RecQ family ATP-dependent DNA helicase, producing the protein MNSQIMLEDSLKTHFNYTAFRLGQKQIIEDIMKGKDVLGILPTGSGKSICYQLPAALLDGTVIVVSPLISLMVDQVKQLKAVNFKEAIALNSFMPPLERKRAYDHLHRYKLIYISPELLQKNEIMGYLRNLKIRLFVIDEAHCISQWGHEFRPDYLKLASIIQSLHNPPLLALSATATPDVQQDIISALNTPNITKHIYPMDRDNIAFNIEQVADDTEKQSIITKVLSNYQVPALIYFSSRKMAENTARILSEQLPLKRIAFYHGGMEQYDRITIQQQFMNDQLDVICCTSAFGMGVNKDNIRLVIHFHLPTQIEAYIQEVGRAGRDGESSVSLLLFSKKDEYLPRKIIKNELPTVDDLELVFNQLYELYQAGELLPSDMTQVENLFQINEIQWRFLTYQFGKHGMIEGNRIIYQQKNWEQAFQQINKHRIDRSSLKENKLREMLTWIHEKECLRKHLYKSFQSSYSNAKYQCCSNCGFSFANWKPVEKRIQETPATTWQDKLKKLLLVGATDETK; encoded by the coding sequence ATGAATTCCCAAATTATGCTGGAGGATAGCTTGAAAACCCATTTTAACTACACAGCTTTTCGTTTAGGGCAAAAACAAATTATAGAAGATATTATGAAAGGAAAAGATGTACTAGGGATTCTGCCCACCGGTTCTGGTAAATCGATTTGCTACCAATTGCCTGCCGCATTGTTAGATGGAACAGTGATTGTTGTCTCTCCCCTTATTTCGTTAATGGTAGATCAGGTGAAACAATTAAAAGCTGTGAATTTTAAAGAGGCTATCGCATTGAATAGTTTTATGCCACCACTAGAAAGAAAACGTGCATATGATCACTTACATAGGTATAAGTTAATCTATATTTCTCCTGAATTATTACAGAAGAATGAGATCATGGGGTATTTGCGCAACTTAAAGATACGTTTATTCGTTATCGATGAAGCACATTGTATATCCCAATGGGGGCATGAATTTCGGCCGGATTATCTGAAGCTTGCCTCTATTATACAATCACTTCATAATCCGCCTTTATTAGCATTAAGTGCAACAGCGACACCAGACGTACAGCAGGATATTATCTCTGCTTTAAATACGCCGAACATTACAAAACACATTTATCCGATGGACAGAGATAATATTGCCTTTAATATTGAGCAGGTTGCTGATGATACGGAGAAACAATCAATAATTACCAAGGTACTTTCAAACTACCAGGTTCCTGCATTAATTTATTTTTCAAGCAGAAAAATGGCGGAAAACACAGCCCGAATCCTCTCTGAACAGCTGCCTTTAAAGCGAATTGCATTTTACCATGGGGGAATGGAACAATATGACCGAATTACGATTCAGCAACAATTTATGAATGATCAATTGGACGTTATATGCTGTACAAGCGCATTCGGAATGGGGGTCAATAAAGATAATATTCGCCTAGTTATACATTTTCATCTACCTACGCAAATAGAAGCATACATTCAGGAGGTAGGCCGTGCCGGAAGAGATGGAGAGTCGAGTGTCAGTTTATTGTTATTCTCTAAGAAGGATGAATATCTTCCAAGAAAAATCATAAAAAATGAGCTCCCAACAGTGGATGATTTAGAATTGGTATTTAACCAATTATATGAGTTATATCAAGCTGGAGAATTACTTCCCAGCGATATGACGCAAGTAGAGAATTTATTCCAAATCAATGAAATACAATGGCGTTTTTTAACCTATCAATTTGGAAAGCATGGTATGATTGAGGGAAATAGAATTATTTATCAGCAGAAAAATTGGGAACAAGCATTTCAACAAATCAATAAGCATCGAATCGACCGTTCTTCACTAAAAGAGAACAAATTAAGGGAAATGCTCACGTGGATCCACGAAAAGGAATGTCTAAGAAAACATTTATATAAAAGCTTTCAATCCTCTTATAGCAATGCCAAATACCAATGTTGCAGCAATTGCGGATTTTCATTTGCAAATTGGAAACCAGTTGAAAAGCGTATACAGGAAACTCCTGCAACAACGTGGCAGGATAAACTAAAAAAATTACTATTAGTTGGGGCAACTGATGAAACAAAGTGA
- a CDS encoding helix-turn-helix domain-containing protein yields MVFFFFYTIVEVDIIVGRLGGVEVPLLFEGIILSCLLRMNAERTGAAVYYLLRAKKSIQTVQDAHMYNLERFYGVYHHLNQQRFEHKLKELMRSGLLQENTSSQSSGTIYIPTKIGVEWINQHRTNLSFDYYNGLKYHETGLVFLDRLTLLIQTLTNSKMKSFSFIPVIDKTPIENWVRSFYKNMKPHETKLLPVLHDELSNLLHFFPNHEARMFVDRLTGFKNYGMSVNQLADKYKMTSDDVTLLSTAITHRMLQIVEKEQSHYPFMRMLTNDLLYKSPVTASANTTYQLLQKDYSIDNISKMRHLKRNTIYDHIVEIALYKADFPIDDYVSKESQQDIMNAFNKIKSTKLKNIKLLVDADISYFQIRLVLAKTKDLMK; encoded by the coding sequence TTGGTATTTTTCTTTTTTTATACTATAGTAGAGGTAGATATCATTGTAGGACGTTTAGGGGGAGTTGAAGTACCATTGTTATTCGAAGGGATCATTCTGTCATGTTTGCTGCGGATGAATGCAGAACGAACGGGGGCAGCTGTTTATTATTTATTAAGGGCTAAAAAATCCATCCAAACAGTTCAAGATGCACATATGTATAATCTTGAGCGATTCTATGGTGTATATCATCATTTAAATCAACAGCGATTTGAACATAAATTAAAAGAATTAATGCGTAGTGGACTGCTTCAAGAGAATACTTCTTCTCAGAGTTCCGGAACTATTTACATACCTACCAAAATAGGAGTAGAATGGATCAATCAACATCGAACAAATCTTTCGTTTGATTATTACAATGGGTTAAAATATCATGAAACTGGCCTTGTTTTTCTTGATCGTTTAACATTACTCATACAAACATTAACCAACAGTAAAATGAAGTCCTTTTCCTTTATTCCGGTAATTGATAAAACGCCGATTGAAAACTGGGTAAGATCATTTTATAAAAATATGAAGCCTCACGAAACTAAATTATTACCGGTACTGCATGATGAATTATCTAATCTCCTGCATTTTTTCCCGAATCATGAAGCAAGAATGTTTGTAGATCGATTAACTGGTTTTAAAAACTATGGCATGAGCGTGAATCAACTGGCAGATAAGTATAAGATGACATCGGATGATGTAACGTTATTGTCTACAGCAATAACGCATCGCATGTTACAGATAGTAGAAAAAGAACAAAGCCATTATCCGTTTATGCGTATGTTAACAAATGATCTATTGTATAAATCGCCTGTGACAGCTTCTGCAAATACGACTTATCAATTATTACAAAAAGATTATTCGATTGATAATATTTCTAAAATGAGACATTTAAAGCGTAACACTATCTATGATCACATTGTGGAAATCGCCTTATATAAAGCAGATTTTCCTATAGATGATTATGTGAGTAAAGAAAGCCAGCAGGATATTATGAACGCCTTTAACAAAATAAAGTCGACGAAATTAAAAAATATAAAGCTACTGGTCGATGCTGACATAAGTTATTTTCAGATACGTTTAGTTCTGGCCAAGACCAAAGATCTGATGAAATGA
- a CDS encoding ATP-binding protein, producing MFWRSVVGKLALTILLLVSFVLLILTILLLQFFEEFHIDEAEKEMMQTATKVSELVEQQPNRSTVLETTERIQAPDSRIAIIFDDGDIWVSDSANENLAEFEADWIENENDLTEVLTNNERIRQQIVLPGTGIEAMIVGEPILTNDGAVFVYQSLDVIEQTKAETTRIIFLAAGIAIILTTFFAFFLSTRITSPLIKMREAVSDLTRGEFNTKVPVLTHDEIGELAIAFNRMGRQLKFHINALHQEKEQFSSIVSSMADGVVTLNRNGDMIVTNPPAEKFIEDWNFEHNIAITGDTHKLPKELNQVLQKVIDGESESLHEISLQGRNYVMLMTPLYDQSQVRGAVAVIRDMTEERRLDKFRKDFIANVSHELRTPISMLQGYSEAIVDDVAESKSEKNELAQIIHEESLRMGRLVNELLDLARMEAGNIQLNMETVNVEAYVERVMKKFNGLANDNQIELSLRKNIIESSVTIDPDRLEQVFTNLIDNAIRHTGEFGFVKVFIESNSNEFHVFIEDNGSGIPEEDLPFVFERFYKADKARTKNKSKKGTGLGLAIAKNIIDSHHGVITVNSKVNLGTTFSFRIPQTNNK from the coding sequence ATGTTCTGGCGCAGTGTAGTTGGCAAACTGGCACTAACTATATTATTGCTGGTTTCCTTTGTCTTACTTATATTGACAATTTTATTATTGCAGTTTTTTGAGGAATTCCATATCGATGAAGCAGAGAAAGAAATGATGCAAACGGCTACTAAAGTTTCCGAGTTAGTTGAACAGCAACCGAATAGATCAACGGTTCTTGAAACAACGGAACGAATACAAGCCCCGGATAGTCGAATTGCAATCATATTCGATGATGGAGACATATGGGTTTCCGATAGTGCTAATGAAAACTTGGCAGAATTTGAAGCGGACTGGATAGAAAATGAAAATGACTTAACAGAAGTGTTAACAAATAACGAACGCATAAGACAACAAATTGTTTTACCAGGCACAGGGATTGAAGCAATGATTGTAGGAGAACCAATATTAACGAATGATGGTGCGGTATTTGTGTATCAATCCCTCGATGTTATTGAACAAACCAAAGCAGAAACGACCAGGATAATATTTCTGGCAGCTGGAATTGCCATTATTTTAACAACTTTTTTTGCGTTTTTCCTATCAACTCGAATAACATCTCCTCTAATCAAAATGAGGGAGGCAGTCTCTGATTTAACCAGAGGAGAATTTAACACGAAGGTTCCTGTTTTAACCCATGATGAAATCGGTGAATTGGCTATAGCGTTTAATCGAATGGGAAGGCAGCTTAAATTTCACATTAATGCATTACATCAGGAAAAAGAACAGTTTTCCAGTATCGTAAGTTCGATGGCTGATGGTGTTGTCACTCTAAATAGAAATGGTGATATGATTGTAACCAACCCTCCTGCTGAAAAATTTATTGAGGACTGGAATTTTGAACACAATATTGCAATAACTGGTGACACGCATAAATTGCCAAAAGAACTAAATCAGGTATTGCAAAAGGTGATTGACGGAGAGTCAGAATCTTTACATGAGATAAGTTTACAAGGGCGAAACTACGTGATGCTGATGACGCCATTATATGATCAGTCTCAAGTGCGTGGGGCGGTTGCCGTAATCCGTGATATGACAGAGGAAAGACGTTTGGACAAGTTTCGTAAAGACTTTATAGCAAATGTATCCCACGAGTTACGTACACCCATTTCCATGCTTCAAGGCTATAGTGAAGCAATTGTTGATGATGTTGCAGAAAGTAAATCAGAAAAAAATGAACTTGCACAAATCATTCATGAAGAATCACTGCGAATGGGGCGGCTAGTTAATGAATTACTGGATCTGGCTCGCATGGAAGCTGGAAATATCCAGCTGAATATGGAAACAGTAAATGTAGAAGCATACGTCGAGCGAGTCATGAAGAAATTTAATGGATTAGCAAATGATAATCAAATCGAATTATCACTTAGGAAAAATATAATCGAATCATCCGTCACAATTGATCCGGATAGGTTAGAACAGGTTTTCACAAATTTAATTGACAATGCAATTCGACATACGGGTGAATTTGGATTTGTTAAGGTGTTTATTGAGTCAAATTCGAATGAATTTCATGTATTTATTGAAGACAATGGGAGTGGTATTCCTGAAGAAGATTTACCATTTGTATTTGAACGTTTTTACAAAGCAGATAAAGCTAGAACAAAGAATAAATCGAAAAAAGGAACAGGACTAGGGCTAGCGATTGCGAAAAATATTATTGATTCACATCATGGCGTCATTACTGTAAACAGCAAAGTGAATCTGGGAACAACTTTTAGTTTTAGAATCCCGCAAACGAATAACAAGTGA
- a CDS encoding response regulator transcription factor: MDTAGKILVVDDEERIRRLIRMYLERDEYEIDEAENGADALQKALKNDYSVILLDIMMPKMDGIEVCRELRKEKETPVIMLTAKGEESNRVQGFETGADDYIVKPFSPREVVLRVKALLRRVSSSSFKDADVEARDILVFPHLTIDHDAHRVTADGKEVALTPKEYELLCFLAKSPDKVFHREELLKEVWQYEFFGDLRTVDTHVKRLREKLNSISPEAAKMIVTVWGVGYKFEVDEV, translated from the coding sequence ATGGACACAGCCGGTAAAATATTAGTAGTAGATGATGAAGAGCGAATTCGACGATTAATCCGTATGTATTTAGAGAGAGACGAATATGAAATTGATGAAGCAGAAAATGGAGCGGATGCCCTCCAAAAAGCGCTAAAAAATGATTATAGTGTTATTTTATTGGATATTATGATGCCAAAAATGGATGGTATCGAAGTTTGCCGGGAATTAAGAAAAGAAAAAGAAACGCCGGTAATTATGCTGACAGCTAAAGGTGAAGAGAGTAATCGGGTACAGGGATTTGAAACGGGGGCTGATGATTATATCGTAAAGCCATTTAGTCCGAGAGAAGTCGTCCTACGTGTAAAAGCTTTACTACGAAGAGTATCCTCCTCCTCTTTTAAAGATGCAGATGTAGAGGCAAGAGATATCCTTGTTTTCCCTCATTTAACGATAGATCATGATGCACACCGGGTAACCGCTGATGGCAAAGAGGTAGCCTTAACACCGAAAGAATATGAATTACTTTGCTTCCTTGCAAAATCACCAGATAAGGTATTTCATCGCGAGGAATTGTTAAAAGAAGTTTGGCAATATGAATTTTTTGGTGACTTACGTACAGTTGATACACATGTGAAACGCCTGCGAGAAAAATTAAATAGTATTTCCCCAGAAGCTGCAAAGATGATTGTAACGGTATGGGGTGTCGGATATAAATTTGAGGTAGATGAAGTATAA
- the ccsB gene encoding c-type cytochrome biogenesis protein CcsB encodes MSSLVSISSTLLYTAFVLYLIATFFFSVTIRDKRTTKKSKKNTASKIGITLTIIGLISQLGYFITRWIASGHAPVSNLFEFMTFFGMCMVLAFIILYFIYKLNVLGLFALPIAMIMIAYASMFPTEIAPLVPSLQSHWLYIHVTTVALAQGILAISFVAGLIYLIRQIDQSARSKRTTWLEIVLYTLFLFVGFIVITTAFNLADYNATFEYTEQNSTVTTDYQLPAIAGPNEGTLITEDAMQPWFEAPGWMQGADAGRKFNTVIWSVITGSIIYGLVRLIVRKRIGAALQPILKSTKPDLLDEINYRAVAIGFPLFTLGGLIFASIWAQIAWDRFWGWDPKEVWALITWFFYAAYLHLRLSRGWHGERSAWLAVIGFAIIMFNLIVVNLVLAGLHSYA; translated from the coding sequence ATGAGTAGTTTAGTAAGCATAAGCAGTACATTGCTTTATACAGCTTTTGTACTTTACTTAATCGCGACATTTTTCTTTAGCGTGACCATAAGGGATAAGCGTACAACAAAAAAAAGCAAAAAAAATACGGCAAGTAAAATTGGTATTACACTAACCATTATTGGTTTAATTTCACAACTCGGTTATTTTATCACCAGATGGATAGCAAGTGGACATGCTCCGGTAAGTAATTTATTTGAGTTTATGACATTTTTTGGTATGTGTATGGTATTGGCGTTTATCATTCTTTACTTTATATACAAACTTAATGTCTTAGGACTATTTGCATTACCGATAGCAATGATTATGATTGCATATGCGAGTATGTTTCCAACTGAAATTGCTCCGTTGGTGCCATCCCTGCAAAGCCATTGGTTGTACATACATGTAACAACCGTTGCTTTAGCACAGGGAATACTTGCTATTAGTTTTGTTGCTGGGTTGATTTATTTAATTAGACAAATTGACCAATCTGCAAGAAGTAAACGGACGACTTGGTTAGAGATTGTTCTATATACGTTATTCCTATTTGTCGGCTTTATTGTGATAACAACAGCCTTTAATTTAGCGGATTATAATGCAACATTTGAGTATACGGAACAAAACAGTACGGTGACAACAGATTATCAGCTGCCAGCAATTGCCGGGCCGAACGAAGGAACGTTAATTACAGAAGATGCAATGCAGCCATGGTTCGAAGCACCCGGGTGGATGCAGGGTGCAGATGCAGGCAGGAAATTTAATACAGTGATATGGTCCGTCATTACGGGATCCATCATATACGGATTGGTTCGATTAATTGTAAGAAAACGAATCGGAGCAGCCCTTCAGCCCATTCTTAAAAGCACAAAACCAGATCTTTTGGATGAAATTAATTATCGCGCAGTAGCAATTGGATTCCCGTTATTTACACTCGGTGGTTTAATATTTGCTTCTATATGGGCGCAAATCGCCTGGGACCGTTTCTGGGGATGGGATCCGAAAGAGGTTTGGGCATTAATCACATGGTTTTTCTATGCTGCATACTTGCATTTAAGACTTTCAAGAGGTTGGCATGGGGAGAGGTCCGCTTGGCTCGCTGTGATTGGATTTGCTATAATTATGTTTAACCTAATTGTTGTAAATCTAGTCTTAGCTGGTTTACATTCCTATGCTTAG
- the resB gene encoding cytochrome c biogenesis protein ResB has product MKQIKCECGHVNPEGTVLCEACGKPVEGNQHIDGNEGKKLLNMRYDGSARRSQTYNKSIIDKIWSFFSSVKVGVWLIVITLLASAVGSILPQEMYIPADAESRDPAIFYEDRYGLFGLIYYQLGLHNLYSSWWYIMLIALIGISLVICSIDRFVPLYKALKNQKAKRHETFLNRQRLYSETETVSGEEIQHVKENLKKKRYKVRDENGHILAEKGRFSRWGPYVNHIGLIIILLAAILRFTPALYMDEYVWVREGEETVIPGTEGEYYIENKEFIFETHDENDERFSEAIEQEGMVASNYQTNVVISKAEEGAVTGADPELKPITEDEIRLNHPLKFDGYTLYQAGYQLNEFTNMSFKIHETDDESEEALDTFTIDLTSPETEYELENGFHVEIGQYYPDYYLDDNGEPASETNYPRNPAFVLYVTPPGGDTAEVSFLGIGRNIDATGENQYNVSIQDFEMHDVSGLTVRRDYTLPFFGLGAAIFMIGVIQGMYWYHRRIWIHPKGDGLLLAAHTNKNWFGIQKDIENVIEDTNIKMVEDQKELDE; this is encoded by the coding sequence ATGAAACAAATAAAATGTGAGTGCGGGCATGTTAATCCCGAGGGAACGGTTCTCTGTGAGGCTTGCGGCAAACCAGTAGAAGGGAATCAGCATATTGATGGAAACGAAGGGAAAAAGCTTCTAAATATGCGCTATGATGGTAGCGCGCGCAGATCACAAACCTATAATAAATCGATAATCGATAAAATATGGAGCTTTTTTTCTTCGGTAAAAGTTGGCGTGTGGCTGATTGTTATCACATTATTGGCTTCAGCGGTTGGTTCTATTCTACCACAGGAAATGTACATACCTGCAGATGCAGAGTCCCGTGACCCGGCAATTTTTTATGAAGACAGATATGGCCTGTTCGGTCTTATCTATTATCAATTAGGCCTACATAATTTGTACAGTTCATGGTGGTACATCATGTTAATCGCATTAATTGGTATTTCACTGGTGATTTGCAGTATCGACAGATTTGTTCCACTGTATAAAGCATTAAAGAATCAAAAAGCAAAGCGACATGAAACGTTTTTAAACAGACAGCGCTTGTATAGTGAAACAGAAACAGTTTCAGGTGAGGAGATCCAACACGTAAAAGAGAACTTAAAGAAAAAACGTTATAAAGTCAGAGACGAAAATGGACATATCCTCGCTGAAAAAGGCAGATTTTCCAGATGGGGTCCATATGTGAATCATATTGGATTAATAATCATCTTACTTGCAGCAATATTGCGTTTTACCCCTGCTTTATACATGGATGAATACGTATGGGTAAGAGAAGGCGAGGAAACAGTTATCCCCGGTACTGAAGGGGAGTACTATATAGAAAATAAGGAATTTATTTTCGAAACACATGATGAAAATGATGAACGATTCAGCGAAGCGATTGAGCAAGAGGGCATGGTAGCAAGTAATTATCAAACCAATGTTGTTATTTCCAAAGCAGAGGAAGGAGCTGTTACTGGAGCAGATCCTGAACTAAAACCAATTACAGAAGATGAAATTCGATTGAATCATCCCCTTAAATTTGATGGATATACATTATATCAGGCTGGGTACCAGTTAAATGAGTTCACAAATATGTCCTTTAAAATTCACGAAACAGATGATGAGAGCGAAGAAGCGCTAGACACATTTACGATTGATTTAACATCACCGGAGACGGAGTATGAATTGGAAAATGGATTCCATGTAGAGATAGGCCAGTACTATCCGGACTATTATTTGGATGATAATGGAGAACCTGCTTCCGAAACAAATTATCCGAGAAATCCGGCGTTTGTATTATACGTTACCCCTCCTGGTGGCGATACTGCTGAGGTAAGTTTCTTAGGAATAGGTAGAAATATTGATGCAACCGGAGAGAATCAATATAACGTAAGTATACAAGACTTTGAAATGCATGATGTAAGTGGATTAACAGTTCGACGCGATTATACGTTACCATTTTTCGGGTTAGGTGCAGCAATTTTCATGATTGGTGTCATTCAGGGAATGTACTGGTATCATAGAAGAATTTGGATTCATCCAAAAGGCGATGGATTATTGCTGGCTGCTCATACGAATAAAAACTGGTTTGGTATACAAAAAGACATTGAGAACGTAATTGAAGATACGAACATTAAAATGGTGGAAGATCAGAAGGAATTGGATGAATAG
- the resA gene encoding thiol-disulfide oxidoreductase ResA: MSLNQIKKKKKGKKRNRLIFRSAVLAVLLVAVVYALVSNFQQDSTIYSAGDKAPDFKLQQINDNNELETVQLSDLEGKGVMLNFWGTWCEPCKDEMPYMQELYPEYKDKGVEIIAVSLDATTLVVDRFIDTFDLTFPVPHDANEEVMDLYKVGPIPSTFFINPDGEIEEVVNGALTLERLEGHLQDIQPEL; this comes from the coding sequence TTGAGTTTAAACCAAATCAAGAAAAAGAAAAAAGGCAAAAAAAGAAATCGGTTAATATTTAGATCGGCTGTTCTTGCAGTATTATTGGTTGCAGTAGTTTATGCATTAGTATCTAACTTCCAGCAAGATAGTACGATTTACAGTGCTGGTGATAAAGCACCTGATTTTAAATTACAGCAAATCAATGATAATAATGAATTGGAAACAGTGCAGCTGAGTGATCTGGAAGGAAAGGGTGTTATGCTTAATTTTTGGGGCACCTGGTGTGAACCTTGTAAGGATGAAATGCCATATATGCAAGAATTATACCCTGAATATAAAGATAAAGGGGTGGAAATAATTGCAGTCAGTTTAGATGCAACAACATTAGTTGTCGATCGGTTTATTGATACATTTGATCTTACCTTTCCAGTTCCGCATGATGCGAATGAGGAAGTAATGGACTTATACAAAGTTGGACCGATTCCAAGTACTTTCTTTATTAACCCAGATGGAGAAATTGAGGAAGTAGTAAACGGTGCTTTAACACTAGAGCGATTAGAAGGACACCTGCAGGATATTCAACCTGAATTATAA
- a CDS encoding pseudouridine synthase has product MSNTEERLQKVIAQSGITSRRKAEQLIVDRKVKVNERVVTELGTKVSASDKIEVDGVPLEKEAPVYYMLYKPRGVISSVKDDKGRKVVTDLLEGVTERIFPIGRLDYDTSGILLLTNDGDFANLLMHPKYEVEKVYVAKVKGIPSKMELGQLRKGIKDEKDTLKAYSYNVLSTDKKKNTMILEITLHEGKNKHIRRMMEHLGYPVMKLKREKYGMLTLDGLQPGNYRALTPKEIKQMKYSK; this is encoded by the coding sequence ATGTCAAACACAGAAGAAAGACTGCAAAAGGTTATCGCACAAAGTGGGATTACGTCAAGAAGAAAAGCGGAACAGCTCATTGTTGATAGAAAAGTAAAGGTCAATGAAAGGGTCGTGACAGAATTAGGTACGAAAGTTTCAGCAAGTGACAAGATTGAAGTGGATGGTGTACCCTTAGAAAAAGAGGCACCTGTATACTATATGTTATATAAGCCTCGTGGCGTTATTTCAAGCGTTAAGGATGATAAGGGGAGAAAAGTAGTTACCGATCTCTTGGAAGGAGTCACGGAACGTATTTTTCCAATTGGAAGACTGGATTATGATACCTCAGGGATTTTATTATTAACAAATGACGGAGATTTTGCTAATCTGTTAATGCACCCGAAGTATGAAGTCGAAAAGGTATATGTGGCTAAAGTAAAAGGAATACCAAGCAAAATGGAATTAGGACAGCTGCGTAAAGGAATTAAAGATGAAAAAGATACCTTGAAAGCTTACTCGTATAACGTTTTATCTACAGATAAGAAAAAGAATACAATGATCTTGGAAATTACATTACATGAAGGTAAAAATAAACACATCAGACGAATGATGGAGCATCTGGGATATCCTGTAATGAAGCTGAAGCGGGAAAAATACGGGATGTTAACCTTAGATGGTCTCCAACCTGGTAACTATAGAGCCTTAACACCGAAAGAAATTAAACAAATGAAATACAGTAAATAA
- a CDS encoding spore maturation protein, which produces MGIITSVSTWLIPVFILLVLVVATWKRVPAYETFVEGGKEGVKMAFTLLPFLVGMIVSISILRSSGALEAFINLISPFLVAVGIPPDIIPLALVRPISGNAALGMTTELIDSHGPDSFIGRLASTMQGSTDTTLYILTVYFGAIGIKKMRYALKVGLLADLIGILASIIVVTIVFG; this is translated from the coding sequence ATGGGGATTATCACTTCTGTTAGTACATGGCTTATACCTGTGTTTATATTGCTTGTACTTGTTGTTGCGACATGGAAACGGGTACCTGCATATGAAACGTTTGTGGAAGGAGGAAAGGAAGGTGTCAAAATGGCATTTACTTTACTTCCTTTTTTAGTAGGCATGATTGTTTCCATTTCAATACTGAGAAGTTCAGGAGCACTGGAAGCATTTATCAATCTAATTTCACCATTTTTAGTAGCTGTTGGTATTCCACCAGATATCATTCCACTCGCATTAGTAAGGCCTATCTCAGGTAATGCTGCACTTGGAATGACTACAGAATTAATTGACAGCCATGGCCCTGATTCATTTATTGGCAGATTGGCATCAACCATGCAGGGTAGTACAGATACAACATTGTATATTTTAACCGTATATTTCGGTGCCATTGGTATTAAAAAAATGAGATATGCACTAAAGGTTGGACTATTGGCCGATTTAATTGGTATACTTGCATCTATCATTGTTGTTACAATTGTATTTGGATAA